ATCAACAATTATACTTCTTGAAAATGTAACGGTAGATATTTCGTAATTAATATCAAACTTTAAATCAACATAATTATTAAAGAATGCTTCTATTTTGACATCTAAATCTAATTCGCGTAGTCCCTCAAAAAATACAGATTCCGAATTAAGTTTCAGAAATCGATTTGTATCGTTCTCTAAATCATTATTCCATGAAAACAAATCTTCTGTAAACGCATTAAAATACAATGTGTCTCTTGCAATTACATTACCACTAGCATCAAACTCCTTCCCCGCCTGTTTAAACTCCATCGAAAGCCTGGTTTTACCAGTACCATTATGCGCAAATAGCAGAATAAACTCTTTCAGTTTCCGATGATCACCGGTTAAGTCCTTTCGTAAATGCTGAGCGACTTCGGTCAGGTTATTGAATTTTATTACTGGCTTCATTTCTAATCATTCATTTTGGGAAACAGACCTTGCATTAATCCTTTTTTATGTAGCTTTAATTGCTCTAGTTTTTGGGCTTGGGTGGTGATTAGTTTGTCTAAGGAAGAAAGGCATGAGGCGATTTTTTGCTGTTCTTTTGCATTCTTTGGTAATGGAATAGGAATAATATCAAGCTTCGCTCTATTAAGTTTGGGTTGGGCCATCCCTGTAAGGAAATCTTCGACATTGATAGAGTTAATGTAAGCCTCAACTACTAATTGAGTATCAATATTATTGAACTTTAACACGTGTGAGTGATTATTTACCCAAGTTTTGCCTGATATGTTAAAGGCAATAGGGTAGTTTCTATCAATCAAATTCGCACCATCCTCCGAAATACAGAGAAGTGTTTCATCAAAGAGATAATCCTTTACATAATCGATTATTCCTGAAGCCCCATAATAAGGAACATCTCCTTTATCTCTGTGAGTCGAAGTAACAGGAATTCTCCTTGAATCTAGATTCTCAGCAATGTCGCCGAGCTTCCTCGTTTCCCACTCTCCATCCTTCACAAACTCAGGAAATCGATACTTCGGCCCCTTCCTTCCCTCTTGCGGAAAAATATTTTGCATTAGGCCCTTTTTATGCTCCTTGAGCAATTCCAGCTTTTGGTTATGGGCAGCAATTGTTTCATCTAAGAAAGAAAGGCAAGAAGCGATTTTATCTTGTTCACCTAATTCTGGTAGCAATACCCTGGTCTCCCTTAGTTCATTCATATTTATCTTACACGGAACTGCGTTTAACAAAGATTTACTAAGAATCTCATATTGATAAGTATTGGATTGAAAATAGGAATGTAAATAATAGGAATTAAAATACTTTGATTTTTTGATACACGCAAGAGTTACATAAATGCTAAATTCGTAATCCCAGTTCACGACTGAAGAGAATCCAATTTTTCCAATTCTTGTAATTAAGACATCACCCTTTTCAGGTTTATTTTTGCTTGTGGCTATTTGGTAATCCTCTCTTGAAATGAACTTATTCTTGTTTCTGCTTACGATATTCTCTACACTGAAAAACGGTATTCCATCTCCAGTGTATTTCGGCGTTTGGTGTGTTCCATCAAAAATAGCATCAGTGATTTTTGACAAGACCTTAACCTCCCACTCTCCATCCTTCTCAAACTCAGGAAACCTCAATTTCGGTATCAATTTTTTTTTCTTACTCATAAGCTACTAATCCAGAAATTTCACGCCCTTGGGCTAATTTTTTTAATTGCGGTACCAAGTCTTCCATTAAAGCCAACTCTTTTACTCTTCGTTCCCTCCAACTTAACTCCAATGGCTCTAATAAACCTGTTAATTTTTCACCGTCAAAAAACATCCGGCTTATAATCTCGTCTACAAAGGTCTTGATTGCCACTGTTTGCAAACCATGTTTCTCCGCAATGGCCGCAAGCTCCTTGTTGTTTTTATCTTCTTTGAATTTCTCGTAGCCCTTGCGCAAGCTTTCTACACTTTGTCCGCTTTCCCAATCCAGACTTTTGATATACTCCGTTAAATCCTCTTCTTCGTCTATGAAATTAGAATTGGATCTTAACAGGCTAATTATTTGTCCCTTGGTCATTTTTTGCTTAGCCGGCTTCTTTTGGGTATTCGCGGCAATTAGATTCATAATATAATCATAATCAATCACTGCAGAGGCAAACAATACAAATTCAAAATCCAATTGCTGTATTTCCGAAGGTGCGTTATCCCCTTCCTTCTGTTGTATTTCTCTAAATTGTTTTGCAGTTTCGAGATAGGAGCTTCTAAAATTTTGCAACCTCTCTTGTGGCAAAATAGACTCGATGGCAGTCTTTTGCTCTTCATCCAAATCTGTGTATTGGTCCAGCTGCGTCTTAAGCCGTTGTACCTCCTTAAAATTTTTCATAAAGGCCAATCGTGCTGCATCTCCTCTCAGGTTGTATACTTCTGATGGCTCGCTTACCAGGTCATGCTCCTGCATAAACACTCCCAGCTTTTCTACTGCCTCCTTAAATTTATCAATTACTACAGGTGCAGGATCTACCAACCAAATCTTCCTGGCTTTTCCATTGTCCTCACCCGAAAATAATTCAATTGCCTTGTTTACTGCTGCTTCCTGCGAACGAAAATCCAGGATATTACCATATGGTTTAGTATCGTTGAGTACACGATTTGTTCTGGAAAATGCCTGGATCAATCCATGGTATCTAAGGTTTTTGTCAACATACAAGGTGTTCAGGTATTTAGAATCAAACCCTGTAAGCAGCATATCCACGACTATAGTAATGTCAATCTTGTTTTTATGAGGATAATCTTCATTGCTATATTGCTGGTCTTTGATCCGCTTTTGCACATCCTGGTAATACAAATCAAATTCGTTGATAGAATGATTGGTGCCAAATTGCTTATTATAATCGTCAATGATTTCTATTAACGCCTTTTTCTTCTCTTCAGGGTTCTCTTTGTTATCTTCCTTTTCCTGGCTCAGATCTTCCTGCAATTGCTTAATATCAGCCGCATTTTTCTGGCTTTGCTGATCACCGTCTTTGCCCATCAATTGAGCTGGTGGAGAAAACACACACGCAATGTTCAATGGAGTGTAATCCGGATTTTCTACAAGTTTTGCCTTTTGTGCCATATTGAAAAGCTGATAATATTCTATGGCATTATTAATAGAGGCTGTCGCCAATAGTCCATTAAAACGCCTCGAATTAGTGGCGGCATTGTGCTTGTCTAAAATTGCATCAACCACAGCCTTTTGTGCAATAGCTTCGCCCGGCTTGGGATTGATGTTGCCGCTGCCTTTGAAATAATCGATATGAAAACGCAATACATTCTTATCGTCTATCGCATGTGTAATGGTATAGGCGTGTAATCTTTTTTCAAAAATATCCTGTGTCGTTTTGTAAGAACCTTCTTCTCCTTCCCTAATGTTATAAGTAGCATTTTCATCAAAGATAGGCGTACCCGTAAAACCGAATAGTTGAGCATTCGGGAAAAACTCTTTAATCGCTTTGTGATTGTCTCCGAACTGCGAACGATGACACTCATCAAAAATGAAAACCATACGTTTTTGTCTTAACAGCTCCAGGCGTTCTTTATAGTTTTTCTTATAGGTTCCATCAAGTGCCAAACCCAGCTTTTGTATAGTAGTAACAATTACTTTGTCAGCATAATCGGTAGAAAGCAAACGCCTTACAAGAGTTTCCGTATTGGTATTTTCTTCTACGCTGCCTTCCTGAAATTTATTAAACTCTTCCCTGGTTTGACGGTCAAGGTCCTTTCTGTCTACAACAAACAGGCATTTTTCTATATCGGGGTTATCCTTTAGTAAAGTAGATGCCTTGAATGAGGTCAGCGTTTTACCACTTCCGGTGGTGTGCCAGATATACCCATTTCCTCTGTTGTCTTTAATACAATCCACAATGGCTTTTACAGCATAGATCTGGTATGGTCGCATAACAAGCAATTTCTGCTCTGTTTCAACAAGTACCATATATTTACTGACCATTTCTGCCAACGTACATTTGGATAGAAACTTATCA
The genomic region above belongs to Chitinophaga sp. 180180018-3 and contains:
- a CDS encoding restriction endonuclease subunit S, whose protein sequence is MSKKKKLIPKLRFPEFEKDGEWEVKVLSKITDAIFDGTHQTPKYTGDGIPFFSVENIVSRNKNKFISREDYQIATSKNKPEKGDVLITRIGKIGFSSVVNWDYEFSIYVTLACIKKSKYFNSYYLHSYFQSNTYQYEILSKSLLNAVPCKINMNELRETRVLLPELGEQDKIASCLSFLDETIAAHNQKLELLKEHKKGLMQNIFPQEGRKGPKYRFPEFVKDGEWETRKLGDIAENLDSRRIPVTSTHRDKGDVPYYGASGIIDYVKDYLFDETLLCISEDGANLIDRNYPIAFNISGKTWVNNHSHVLKFNNIDTQLVVEAYINSINVEDFLTGMAQPKLNRAKLDIIPIPLPKNAKEQQKIASCLSSLDKLITTQAQKLEQLKLHKKGLMQGLFPKMND
- a CDS encoding type I restriction endonuclease subunit R, translating into MSKEKEIENNLIKQLTGLKYIHRPDIVDRRTLEQNFKNKFEALHRVRLTDNEFLRLREEIIHPDVFFASKLLREKQYFQRDDGTPLYYTLVNHKEWCKNDFEVISQLRINTENSHQRYDIILLINGLPMVQIELKRGDISHRKAMQQLVDYKNEPGNGYGNSLLCFMQLFIVSNVNRTIYFANNKNQHFAFNADEQFLPVYELADIDNQKINNLYAFTDKFLSKCTLAEMVSKYMVLVETEQKLLVMRPYQIYAVKAIVDCIKDNRGNGYIWHTTGSGKTLTSFKASTLLKDNPDIEKCLFVVDRKDLDRQTREEFNKFQEGSVEENTNTETLVRRLLSTDYADKVIVTTIQKLGLALDGTYKKNYKERLELLRQKRMVFIFDECHRSQFGDNHKAIKEFFPNAQLFGFTGTPIFDENATYNIREGEEGSYKTTQDIFEKRLHAYTITHAIDDKNVLRFHIDYFKGSGNINPKPGEAIAQKAVVDAILDKHNAATNSRRFNGLLATASINNAIEYYQLFNMAQKAKLVENPDYTPLNIACVFSPPAQLMGKDGDQQSQKNAADIKQLQEDLSQEKEDNKENPEEKKKALIEIIDDYNKQFGTNHSINEFDLYYQDVQKRIKDQQYSNEDYPHKNKIDITIVVDMLLTGFDSKYLNTLYVDKNLRYHGLIQAFSRTNRVLNDTKPYGNILDFRSQEAAVNKAIELFSGEDNGKARKIWLVDPAPVVIDKFKEAVEKLGVFMQEHDLVSEPSEVYNLRGDAARLAFMKNFKEVQRLKTQLDQYTDLDEEQKTAIESILPQERLQNFRSSYLETAKQFREIQQKEGDNAPSEIQQLDFEFVLFASAVIDYDYIMNLIAANTQKKPAKQKMTKGQIISLLRSNSNFIDEEEDLTEYIKSLDWESGQSVESLRKGYEKFKEDKNNKELAAIAEKHGLQTVAIKTFVDEIISRMFFDGEKLTGLLEPLELSWRERRVKELALMEDLVPQLKKLAQGREISGLVAYE